A window of Clostridium novyi genomic DNA:
CTATTTAAAGATGAAGTTAGAGCAGTTGGAGAAGAACTTGGAATCCCTCATAAATTAGTGTGGAGACAACCATTCCCAGGACCAGGTCTTGCAATAAGAGTTCTTGGAGAAATAACAGAAGAAAAATTAGAAATAACAAGAGAAGCAGATGCAATATTCAGAGAAGAAATTGCACTTGCAGGACTTGAAGAAAAGATATGGCAATACTTTGCATGTCTACCTAACATACAATCAGTTGGTGTTATGGGAGACGAAAGAACATACTGTCATACAATAGCATTAAGAGCGGTAACATCAAGTGATGCTATGACTTCAGATTGGGCAAGAATCCCATATGAAGTATTAGACAAAGTAAGTCGTCGTATAGTTAATGAAGTTAAGGGAGTAAACAGAATTGTTTATGATGTAACTTCAAAACCACCAGCAACTATTGAGTGGGAATAAGAATAAAAAACCTTGGAGGCCCGGTTTAGTCGGGTTTCTAAGGTTTTTGTTTTGTTCTTATAGATTTTCTTTTATCCTATTTATTATTAAGTAATATTGAAGGACTTTTTTAGAAGATATATGATTTCAATAACCAAACGAATAACATAGAAACAACAAATGATATGAGTCCACATATAAAAACAACTAGAAACTTTTGATATGGTCTTTTCACATATTCTTGTGCTTTTGCAATTTCGTCTAGTCGCTTTCCTTTAGTAAATGCTATAATTTCTTTATATGTTTGAATATCATTATTCTTTTTATATATCTCAATTCTATGAGCATAGAACATTGATATACCCCATATTATAGCTGAAATAATTAGTCCGTAATAACTGAAAAATACAACTAATGGAACAATGGATATAGTCAATATTATTAATAATATTGTAAATATTGCTCCATCACGATTGAATTTTTGAAGTTCGCTTTTATTAATTTTTTCTTGCATAGTCTTTATATCTCCTTTGATTAATTGATCAAGAGATATATTAAATAATGTACTAAGTAGAAGAAGACTGCGAATATCTGGATAAGTTTTGTTGTTTTCCCAATTCGAAATAGTTTGTCTGGTGACGTAAACCTTTTCTGCTAGTTCTTCTTGTGATAAGTTTAAGTTTGTTCTATATTTCTTTATTTGAGTATGAAGTTGCAAGGTGTTACCTCCTTTATGATTTTTCTTTCTCTTGACCTAAATTTATCATATAATGTTCAAGAGAAAGAGGCTATCAAAGGGCTTTTACATAGGGTAGAAAAGGGATGTAAAAAGTATTTTACGTTATCGTTGTAATAGTATAGATGGTTTCTTGATGCTATTATTTATTGGCAAATATTTTTATTTGAAAAAAGTTTTACAACGCTATTGATGTATTAATAATATCATATATATAGGTAATTAAGGAATAAACGTTTTTATCTTGAATTTATATGG
This region includes:
- a CDS encoding helix-turn-helix domain-containing protein gives rise to the protein MQLHTQIKKYRTNLNLSQEELAEKVYVTRQTISNWENNKTYPDIRSLLLLSTLFNISLDQLIKGDIKTMQEKINKSELQKFNRDGAIFTILLIILTISIVPLVVFFSYYGLIISAIIWGISMFYAHRIEIYKKNNDIQTYKEIIAFTKGKRLDEIAKAQEYVKRPYQKFLVVFICGLISFVVSMLFVWLLKSYIF